In Paenacidovorax monticola, the genomic window CCCATGGAGCCCCGCATCCGCATCGCCGTGATCGGCTATGGCCGCTTCGGCCGGGTGCACGCCCTGCGGGCCCGCGCCCATCCGGCGTTCGACGTGCAGTGTGTGGTAGACCCCTGCCCCGTGGCCCGCGAGGCTGCTCAGGCCGATGGGTTCAGGGCCGTGGCCTCCCTGGACGCGCTGCCGCCGAACCTGGACGCCGCATCAATCGTCACCCCCGCAGAAACACATGCCGAGGTCGCCATCGCCTTGATGCGGCAGGGCATCGACGTGCTGGTGGAAAAGCCCATGGCCACCTCCGAAGCGGAGATCGGCACCATGCTGGACACCGCGCAGGCAACGCGCTGCAAGCTGTTCACGGGGCACATCGAGCGCTTCAACCAAGCGCTGGCCACGGTGCCCTGGGACAGGGCGCCCGCCAGCATCGTCTTTTCCCGCCAGTCACGGCTGCCCGGCTCCAGCCATTCGGTGGTGCTGGACCTGATGGTCCACGACCTGGACTTGGCCGCCCACCTGCTGCGCTGCCACGCCCCGGACGCATTCCAGATCCTGGCCGTGCAGGAGCATGAGGCAGGGGTCTTTGCGCAGGCGGCAATGGGCACGGCGGTGGTGGATTTTCATGTCCAGCACGGCGCGGACTCCTCCTGCGCCACGCTCAGCTGGCAGTTGGCGGAAGAGGCGGCCGCCACCTGCCAGCTGCCGCTCTCGCACCGCCCGGGGCCGGAGCAGCCGGACGCCCTCACGCGCCAGTACACGGCCTTCCACCATGTGCTCACCGGGCAGGCGTCGGATCTGGCCAGCGCCATCGAAGGCGCCACGGCAGTGCGCCGCGCGCTGGCCATCGCGGCAAGACTATGACCGTGCCCTTCTTCCGCAGCCCCTGGCAGGACCCCGCCAGCGCCGCACTCCTGGCGGGCGCTTTGCGCGCATCCTGCAGAGCGGCCACTACATCCTGGGGGCGAATGCCCGCGACTTCGAGCAGGCCCTGGCCCACCGGCTGCAGCGCCCCAAAGGCGTGGTGGCCCTGAACTCGGGCACGGATGCCCTGGTGCTGGCGCTGCGCCTGCTGGACCTGCAGCCCGGCGACGAGGTCATCCTGCCGTCCTACACCTTCATCGCCTGTTTCGAGGCGGTGGTGCGCGCGGGCGCCGTGCCAGTGCTGTGCGACTCACAGGCCGACGACTTCCTCGCCAGCGAGACCGAGGTCAGCGCCTGCATCGGCCCCCGCACGCGCGCCGTCATGGCGGTTCCCCTGTTCGGCGATGCCAGTGTGATCCCATCCATTGCAGAGGACTGCCGCCACCGGGGCATTCCACTGATCGAGGACGTCGCGCAGGCCCTGGGAGCCCGCGCGCGGCTGCAAGGCCAGGGCTGGCGCGCAGCGGGCACACTGGGTGATGTGGCAACGTTCAGCTTCTATCCCACCAAGACCCTGGGTGCCCCGGGCGACGCGGGGGGCTGAGCAGCCCTCACGCCACCTTCATCGAGCGGGCCATGTCCCTGCGCAACCACGGACTGCACCAGGGGTCACACGCAGAAGCGGGCTACAACAGCCGCATGGGCGAATTCCAGGCGGCAGCGCTGGTCCATGGCCTGGGCCGGCTCGACGACTGGCTGGACCAGCGCAGGCACATTGCACAACGTTATCTGGCGGGCCTGGCGGGCCTTCCCGGCATTGCGCTGCCCCGGAACAGCGACGGGCATGCCTGGAACTATTTCGTGCTGCGCAGTACGCAACGCGACAGGCTGCGCGCTGCCCTGGCGCAGGAGGGCGTCGACACGCGGATCTACTACAGCCAACCCATCCACCAGCAACCGGTCTACCTGCGGCACTTCCCGGCGCTGGATCTGCCCAATGCCCAGGCCCATGCCCGGCAGGCGCTGGCGCTGCCCATCTTCGCGGGCATGAGCAACACGGAGGTCGAGCAGGTCATCCACGCCGTGGCACGCGCGGCCCGCCACGTGCGGTGAGCAACGCCCCAGGGCCGGGCGGCCCGCCCATCGAGCAGGTCAAAGGCGCCCCGGCCAGGCGCTGCGCCGCCGCCCCTGGTCAGGTCCGGACGGCCTCGGCCCTGCGCACCGTCCACCAGCCTTCCAGGGTGTAGACACACAGCGCCGCCCAGATCAGCACGAAACCCACCAGGCGCGCGGACTCGAAGGCTTCGTGGAATACCCACACGCCCAGCGCGAACTGCAGGCTGGGCGAGATGTACTGCAGGATGCCCAGGGTGGACATGGGGATGCGGCGCGCACCCGCGGCAAACAGCAGCAGAGGCACGGCGGTAAGCGGACCCGCCAGCAGTAGCCACCCCAGGGTGACCGCGGGCCCCTGCACCAGGGCCCCCTGGCCCTGCCATGCCCAGTAGCCCAACACCGCGGCGGCCAGCGGCGCCAGCATCATCGTCTCCAGCGCCAGCCCCTCCAGCGCCCCGAGCACGGCCACCTTGCGCAGCAGTCCGTAGAAGCCAAAACTCAGCGCCAGCACCAGGGCGATCCACGGCAGGCGCCCGGCCTGTACAGTGAGCCACAGGACACCGGCGGCGGCCACGGCCACCGCCATCCACTGCCCCGCACGGGGCCGCTCGCGCAGGAACACGAAACCCAGCGCCACGTTCACCAGCGGCAGGATGAAGTAGCCCAGGCTCGCGTCCACCACATGCTGGTTCTGCACCGCCCACACGTAGGTGAGCCAGTTGCCCGACAGCAGCAGCGCCGACAGCACGAACGCCCCCAGCACCCGCGGCTGGCGCAGCACGGGCCCCATCCACGCCCATTGCCGGCGCACCAGCAGCGCCGCCAGCACGAACACCAGCGACCACCAGGTGCGGTGCATCACCACCTCCAGCGAGGGGACGTCGGCCACCTGCCTGAAGTACAGGGGAACAGGCCCCAGGCGGTGTAGGCGAGCGCGGCGTAGAGAATTCCAGGATGCATGGCGTGGATCGGTGGGTGGAGGGTCTCGCAGGATCAAAAGCAGAAACAGGCGCAGCCATGGCCGCAACGCGGCCAAAAAAATCCCTGCAGCGCCAGGCGAGGCGGTGCAGGGACTGTCGGCCGGGGATGGCCGCCCGGGCGTGGGCGGCCTGCAGCGGCATCAGACGTTGAACAGGAAGTTCATCACGTCGCCATCCTTGACGACATATTCCTTGCCTTCGGCGCGCATCTTGCCCGCATCCTTGGCGCCCTGCTCGCCCTTGTACTGGATGAAGTCGTCGAACGCGATGGTCTGCGCACGGATGAAGCCGCGCTCGAAGTCGCCGTGGATCACGCCGGCGGCCTGGGGCGCGGTGTCGCCCACGTGGATGGTCCAGGCGCGCACTTCCTTCACGCCAGCGGTGAAGTAGGTCTGCAGACCCAGCAGGCTGAAGCCCGCACGGATCAGGCGGTTCAGGCCGGGCTCGCTCTGGCCCATCTCGGCCAGGAACATGTCGCGGTCCTCATCGCCCATCTCGGCCATCTCGGATTCGATCTTGGCGCAGATGGCCACCACGGGCGCGTTCTGCGCGGCGGCGTATTCCTTCAGGCGGTCAAGCAGCGGGTTGTTCTCGAAGCCGTCCTCGCTCACGTTGCCCACGAACATGGCGGGCTTGGCGGTGATGAGGCAGAACTGCTTGAGCAGTGGCGCGTCCTCCTTGGAAACGGGCACGGTGCGCGCGGGCTTGCCTTCGTTGAGCGCAGCCTGGATGGGCGTGAGCAGCGAGACCAGCTTGGCCGCTTCCTTGTCGTTGCCGCTCTTGGCGGCCTTGCTGTAGCGGTTGAGCGCCTTTTCCACGGTGCCCAAGTCGGCCAGGCACAGCTCGGTCTGGATGACCTCGATGTCGGCGATGGGGTCCACGCGGCCCGCCACGTGGATCACGTTCGGGTCCTCGAAGCAGCGCACCACGTTCACGATGGCGTCGGTCTCGCGGATATGGGCCAGGAACTGGTTGCCCAGGCCTTCGCCCTTGGAGGCGCCGGCCACCAGGCCCGCGATGTCCACGAACTCGACGATGGCGGGCACGATGCGCTCGGGGCTGATGATGCCGGCCAGCTGCTGCAGGCGCGGATCGGGCACCTCCACCACACCCGTGTTGGGCTCGATGGTGCAGAAGGGATAGTTCTCGGCGGCAATGCCGGCCTTGGTCAGCGCGTTGAAGAGGGTGGACTTGCCCACGTTGGGCAGACCCACGATGCCGCATTTCAGGCTCATGGCAGGGCTTTCAGATGGTCGGAAGACAAACCCGCCATTTTACGGGAGGGACTCATTCGAAGCGCAGGTCGGCCGCGATGGGCTGGCCCACGCGCAGCACGCGGCCCGCGCCTTCGCGCACGATGGCATTCATGCCGAAGGTGATGGCGCCGTCCAGGCGCTTGTCCTGACGGTAGGTGCGCAGCATGTCGCCCACGGCGGGGTGGCTCTCGGCCGTGGCGGGGTCGATGTCGGGGATGGGGCAGCGCGAGCACGGCTTGACGGGCTGCAACTGCACCGTGTGCCCTTCGCCAGCGGCGATGTGCAGCATGTCGATGCGGTCCTCGTCGTGCGCCTCCACGCCCGCGATCACCACGTTGGGGCGGAAGCGCTCCATGCCCACGACCGAACCGCCCGCCGCCAGCAGGCGTTCGTTGAGCCCGTCGATCGAGGCTTCGCTCGCGAAGAGCACGGGATAGCCGTCGGCGAACTGGTTGGGCGCCTCGATGCCGCCCGTCCATTTCAGGCTGGAGAGACGCCGGTGGTCGGGGTCGAAGCGCACCAGCCGGCACGGCCGGCCCAGGAAGTCGGTGAACCACTGCGCGGCCACGCCGCCCATGTCCCAGGCGGGCACGGTGTCGTCCCACACGCGCACGGTGGCCGCCTCCTCGACGGCATCGAGCGCCAGGTGTAGCGCGAGCATGCCGGGCGCGCGCAGCACCAGCTCGAAGGTCTTGAGCTGGGGGCGCACCAGCGCCATGCGCGGCAGTTCGCGCTGGGTGAGGAACACGCCCTGGTCATCGACCACCATCCAGGCGCGGTCGAGGTCGAGGCCGGTCTCGGTGAGCAACGCCTCCTGCACCTCGATGCCGGCGCAGGACTTGATGGGATAGACGAACAGCCGAGCGATGTGGCCGTTCAGATCGTGGTCGGAGGAAAAGGACACGCCGGAATGCTCCCAGGAAAGTGCAGAGCCGGCATTGTCGCCTTGCGCCGGCAGGCCCGGGTAGCGCCTCCTACAATCCCCGCCATGGCGCAATCCTTTGACGTTTGTATCCGTGGGGCCGGCATCGTGGGCCGCACGCTTGCCCTGCTTCTGGCCCGCGACCGCCTGCGCGTGGCGCTGGTCGGCCCTGCCGAGCCTGCGGCCGCCGACGGCCGCGAGGACGTGCGCGCCTATGCGCTCAACGCGGCCTCGCGCGGGCTGCTCGAATCGCTGCGCGCCTGGCCCGACGCGCGCCACGCCACGCCCGTGGCCCGCATGGAAGTGCGCAGCGACCCGGACGGCTGCGTGCATTTCGATGCCGCCGCCCAGCAGGTGGAGGCGCTCGCCTGGATCGTGGACGTGCCCGCGCTCGAAACCCGCCTGGCCGAGGCCGTGCGCTACCAGCCCCAGGTGGAGATGGTGAGCAGCCCCGTGCCCGCCGCGCTCACCGCCGTGTGCGAGGGGCGCGCCAGCCGCACGCGCGATGAATTCGGCGTGGAGTTCTCGGTCACGCCCTACGCCCAGCACGCCATCGCCGCGCGGCTGCACTGCGAGCATCCGCACGGCCAGGTGGCGCGCCAGTGGTTCCTGCAGGACAGCATCCTGGCCTTCTTGCCACTGGGGGCGCCGAAGGGAACTCCGTGGCCATTGTCTGGTCAGTCCCCCAGGAACAGGCCCCCAGTTGCTGGCCCTGGAGCCCGAAGACTTCGCGCAACGCGTGCAGCAGGCCAGCCAGGGTGCCCTGGGGCACCTGGAACTCGCGAGCAAGCGGGCCTCCTGGCCTCTTCAGCAGGCCCAGGCCGCCCACTGGAGCGGCAGCTTCGGGCCCGAAGGGGCGCGCGGCACGCCCGCCTCGGGCAGCTGGGTCCTGGCCGGCGACGCGGCGCACAACGTGCACCCGCTGGCCGGACAGGGCCTGAACCTGGGACTGGCCGATGTGCAGGCCCTGGCCCGCATCCTGCAGGAGCGCGACTACTGGCGCAGCATCGCCGACCTCCGGCTGCTGCGCCGCTATGAGCGCGAGCGCAAGGCAGCGCTGCTGCCCATGGGCCTGGCCATGGACGGGCTGCAGCAGCTGTTCGCGCGCCGCGAGGCGCC contains:
- a CDS encoding Gfo/Idh/MocA family protein — encoded protein: MEPRIRIAVIGYGRFGRVHALRARAHPAFDVQCVVDPCPVAREAAQADGFRAVASLDALPPNLDAASIVTPAETHAEVAIALMRQGIDVLVEKPMATSEAEIGTMLDTAQATRCKLFTGHIERFNQALATVPWDRAPASIVFSRQSRLPGSSHSVVLDLMVHDLDLAAHLLRCHAPDAFQILAVQEHEAGVFAQAAMGTAVVDFHVQHGADSSCATLSWQLAEEAAATCQLPLSHRPGPEQPDALTRQYTAFHHVLTGQASDLASAIEGATAVRRALAIAARL
- a CDS encoding aminotransferase class I/II-fold pyridoxal phosphate-dependent enzyme; this translates as MCSPGRRRIWPAPSKAPRQCAARWPSRQDYDRALLPQPLAGPRQRRTPGGRFARILQSGHYILGANARDFEQALAHRLQRPKGVVALNSGTDALVLALRLLDLQPGDEVILPSYTFIACFEAVVRAGAVPVLCDSQADDFLASETEVSACIGPRTRAVMAVPLFGDASVIPSIAEDCRHRGIPLIEDVAQALGARARLQGQGWRAAGTLGDVATFSFYPTKTLGAPGDAGG
- a CDS encoding DegT/DnrJ/EryC1/StrS family aminotransferase — encoded protein: MERAMSLRNHGLHQGSHAEAGYNSRMGEFQAAALVHGLGRLDDWLDQRRHIAQRYLAGLAGLPGIALPRNSDGHAWNYFVLRSTQRDRLRAALAQEGVDTRIYYSQPIHQQPVYLRHFPALDLPNAQAHARQALALPIFAGMSNTEVEQVIHAVARAARHVR
- the ychF gene encoding redox-regulated ATPase YchF; translation: MSLKCGIVGLPNVGKSTLFNALTKAGIAAENYPFCTIEPNTGVVEVPDPRLQQLAGIISPERIVPAIVEFVDIAGLVAGASKGEGLGNQFLAHIRETDAIVNVVRCFEDPNVIHVAGRVDPIADIEVIQTELCLADLGTVEKALNRYSKAAKSGNDKEAAKLVSLLTPIQAALNEGKPARTVPVSKEDAPLLKQFCLITAKPAMFVGNVSEDGFENNPLLDRLKEYAAAQNAPVVAICAKIESEMAEMGDEDRDMFLAEMGQSEPGLNRLIRAGFSLLGLQTYFTAGVKEVRAWTIHVGDTAPQAAGVIHGDFERGFIRAQTIAFDDFIQYKGEQGAKDAGKMRAEGKEYVVKDGDVMNFLFNV
- a CDS encoding MOSC domain-containing protein, with the protein product MSFSSDHDLNGHIARLFVYPIKSCAGIEVQEALLTETGLDLDRAWMVVDDQGVFLTQRELPRMALVRPQLKTFELVLRAPGMLALHLALDAVEEAATVRVWDDTVPAWDMGGVAAQWFTDFLGRPCRLVRFDPDHRRLSSLKWTGGIEAPNQFADGYPVLFASEASIDGLNERLLAAGGSVVGMERFRPNVVIAGVEAHDEDRIDMLHIAAGEGHTVQLQPVKPCSRCPIPDIDPATAESHPAVGDMLRTYRQDKRLDGAITFGMNAIVREGAGRVLRVGQPIAADLRFE